In a single window of the Cydia amplana chromosome 4, ilCydAmpl1.1, whole genome shotgun sequence genome:
- the LOC134663202 gene encoding ciliary microtubule associated protein 1B-like — translation MPLSWECRAKLVKQLPAKPTERRGPGSGDGAPGPQQYEVPELFCGKGYGHIKRGPAYSFGLAMPAIMIKPAARPNAPVINVRGYTKKGTSKIPGGVVGSKLEPLCDRTSKPGPGAYTPGNVRYKRAPAYTCQPPARPRYEPWDMWTCPPNMYWPNVPVKKPPAYSLGNVARNLAAGSIPGPGAHDPNFSYSQKNQPAYSFGHPFQPLPPPDVPPPNNYCQKKLMVHKRTAPAPSFGIRHTPYLGEFPAQLKPSKLDLVVNTGD, via the exons ATGCCCTTGAGCTGGGAGTGTAGGGCAAAGCTAGTGAAGCAATTGCCAGCTAAGCCCACCGAGCGGCGAGGGCCCGGCTCTGGAGACGGCGCGCCCGGCCCGCAACAATATGAGGTGCCCGAGCTGTTTT GTGGAAAAGGATACGGGCACATCAAGCGCGGGCCAGCATATTCGTTCGGACTGGCAATGCCGGCCATCATGATCAAGCCCGCCGCCCGTCCTAACGCACCAGTTATCAACGTACGAGGATATACCAAAAAAG GTACGTCAAAAATCCCCGGTGGAGTTGTGGGTTCAAAACTGGAGCCTTTATGCGACCGCACAAGCAAGCCGGGCCCGGGTGCGTACACACCGGGTAACGTGCGCTACAAGCGCGCGCCGGCGTACACGTGCCAGCCGCCGGCACGGCCCCGGTACGAGCCGTGGGACATGTGGACGTGCCCGCCTAATATGTACTGGCCTAATGTACCGGTCaa AAAACCCCCAGCATATTCCTTGGGCAATGTAGCAAGAAACCTTGCTGCTGGTTCTATACCCGGGCCTGGGGCACACGATCCCAACTTCAGTTACTCTCAAAAGAATCAACCAGCCTATTCTTTCGGCCACCCGTTCCAGCCTCTGCCACCGCCCGACGTCCCTCCGCCCAACAACTACTGCCAAAAAAAG TTGATGGTGCACAAGAGGACGGCTCCGGCGCCTTCATTCGGCATTCGCCATACTCCGTATTTGGGAGAGTTCCCGGCACAGCTCAAACCCTCCAAACTAGACCTCGTTGTCAACACAGGAGATTAG